A genomic stretch from Lysobacter ciconiae includes:
- the dxs gene encoding 1-deoxy-D-xylulose-5-phosphate synthase — MIDPQRYPRLSRIQVPADLRQFPVEDLPVIADELRGYLIEQVAQSGGHFGAGLGVIELTVALHWLYDTPTDRLVWDVGHQTYPHKILTGRRDLIHTVKQKAGVSPFPKRGESEYDTFGVGHSSTSISAALGMAIALQRAGDERKVIAVIGDGAITGGMAFEALAHGGGMGDERDGIEPNLLVILNDNQMSISENVGGVTRMLGRLTGSRTLNALREGGKRLLGDKHRPAAKFVKRWEEQWKGMFVPSTMFEELGFHYTGPIDGHDMEALVGTLKTLQGMKGPQLLHIITTKGKGYERAEGDQIGYHAVGPFDPELGMISKAGARKPTYTDVFGDWICDMAAADEKLMGITPAMREGSGLVRFSKEYPQRYFDVAIAEQHAVTLAAGMACEGAKPVVAIYSTFLQRGYDQLIHDVALQELDVLFAIDRAGVVGPDGATHAGNLDLSYLRCVPGMVVMTPADENECRQMLSTGYRYEGPAAVRYPRGSGTGVAVQPALDVLQIGKAQLRRRGSRVALLAFGALVPAAEEVGQALGLTVVNMRFVKPLDRTLILQLAAEHHGLVTMEDNVVAGGAGSGVAELLAAEGVDVSILHLGLPDAFQAHGSREELLAEAGLDVAGIRSAIVQRWHDLDSAPPRSAVN, encoded by the coding sequence ATGATTGATCCGCAACGCTACCCTCGTCTCTCGCGCATCCAGGTGCCCGCCGACCTGCGCCAGTTCCCGGTCGAGGACCTGCCGGTCATCGCCGACGAGCTGCGCGGCTACCTGATCGAGCAGGTTGCGCAATCCGGTGGCCACTTCGGCGCCGGGCTGGGCGTGATCGAGCTGACGGTCGCCTTGCACTGGCTCTACGACACGCCCACCGACCGCCTGGTGTGGGACGTCGGCCACCAGACCTACCCGCACAAGATCCTCACCGGTCGGCGCGACCTGATCCACACGGTCAAGCAGAAGGCCGGCGTATCGCCGTTCCCCAAGCGCGGGGAGTCGGAGTACGACACCTTTGGCGTCGGTCACAGCTCGACCAGCATCTCGGCCGCCCTGGGAATGGCGATTGCGCTGCAGCGTGCAGGCGACGAGCGCAAGGTGATCGCCGTGATCGGTGATGGCGCGATCACCGGTGGCATGGCGTTCGAAGCGCTGGCGCACGGCGGCGGCATGGGCGATGAGCGCGACGGCATCGAGCCCAACCTGCTGGTCATCCTCAACGACAACCAGATGTCGATCTCGGAAAACGTCGGCGGGGTGACCCGGATGCTGGGGCGCCTGACCGGCAGCCGCACGCTCAACGCCTTGCGTGAGGGGGGCAAGCGCCTGCTGGGCGACAAACACCGGCCGGCAGCGAAGTTCGTCAAACGCTGGGAAGAACAATGGAAGGGCATGTTCGTCCCTTCAACGATGTTCGAAGAGTTGGGCTTCCACTACACAGGCCCGATCGACGGGCACGACATGGAAGCGCTGGTCGGCACGCTCAAGACCCTGCAGGGCATGAAGGGCCCGCAGCTGCTCCACATCATCACCACCAAGGGCAAGGGCTACGAGCGCGCCGAAGGCGACCAGATCGGCTACCACGCGGTCGGGCCGTTCGACCCGGAGCTCGGCATGATCAGCAAGGCAGGCGCCAGGAAACCGACCTACACCGACGTGTTCGGCGACTGGATCTGCGACATGGCCGCCGCCGATGAGAAGTTGATGGGGATTACCCCGGCGATGCGCGAAGGCTCCGGGCTGGTGCGCTTCAGCAAGGAGTATCCGCAGCGCTATTTCGATGTCGCCATCGCCGAGCAGCATGCCGTCACGCTGGCGGCCGGAATGGCCTGCGAGGGCGCCAAGCCGGTGGTCGCGATCTACTCGACCTTCCTCCAGCGCGGCTACGACCAGCTCATCCATGACGTCGCGCTGCAGGAACTGGACGTCCTCTTCGCCATCGACCGCGCCGGCGTGGTCGGTCCCGACGGGGCCACCCATGCGGGCAACCTGGACCTGAGCTACCTGCGGTGCGTGCCCGGCATGGTGGTAATGACCCCGGCCGACGAGAACGAGTGCCGCCAGATGCTGTCCACCGGCTACCGCTACGAGGGCCCTGCGGCCGTGCGCTACCCGCGCGGGAGCGGCACCGGGGTCGCGGTGCAACCGGCACTGGACGTGTTGCAGATCGGCAAGGCGCAGCTGCGCAGGCGTGGATCGCGCGTCGCCCTGCTCGCCTTCGGCGCGTTGGTGCCGGCTGCCGAGGAGGTCGGCCAGGCGTTGGGGCTGACCGTGGTCAACATGCGCTTCGTCAAACCGCTGGACCGGACGCTCATCCTCCAGCTGGCCGCCGAGCATCACGGACTGGTCACCATGGAGGACAACGTCGTCGCCGGCGGTGCCGGCAGCGGCGTGGCCGAACTGCTGGCGGCCGAGGGCGTCGACGTATCCATCCTTCACCTCGGCCTGCCCGATGCCTTCCAGGCCCACGGCAGCCGCGAGGAACTGCTGGCCGAGGCAGGCCTGGATGTCGCCGGCATCCGCAGCGCGATTGTCCAGCGCTGGCACGACCTCGACAGCGCGCCACCGCGTAGCGCGGTGAACTGA